From the genome of Rhodohalobacter sp. SW132:
AATATAGAGTTGATTTTGAAAAGTTACAGCGATATATCGATTAGAATATATTATGTTTTACCTGTTCGAAATCATGAGAAAAAGCTTTATTAAAAAAATAGAGGGGCAAACAATCCTCACATCTTAACTTCTTTAATTTCATCCCTGTTTTCGAGAAACCACCGGTATGTTTTTTGGATCCCCTCTTTTAAATCGTGAGTATAAGTCCACCCTTCATTTTTCATTCTTGAGACATCCATCAGTTTTCTCGGTGTTCCATCCGGCTTGCTGCTATCCCAGTTGATCTCTCCTTCATGGCCGGTAATTCTCTGAATCGTTTCCGCTAATTCTTTGATTGTGATATCTTTTCCGGTTCCAATATTATAGAGTGATTTTTCAAGATTGTTTTCCATGGCAAAACAGACCGCTTCGGCCAGATCATCCACATATAGAAACTCCCTCATCGGTGTACCTGATCCCCACAAGTTTACCGGGGCATGGCCGTTGGAGGCTGCATCATCAAATTTCCGAATCATGGCCGGAAGCACATGTGATGTCTCCAGGTCAAAATTATCTCTCGGTCCGTACAAATTTGTGGGCATTAGCGAGACATAATTCCGGTCAAACTGACGCCTTAACGCTTCGATAAGCTTGATTCCCGCAATTTTCGCAATCGCGTACCATTGATTGGTCGGTTCCAGGGGGCCTGTCAGCAAGGACTCCTCTTTCAATGGCTGATCAGCCAGTTTGGGATAGATACATGAACTTCCCAGGAAAATAACTTTCCCGACATCATTAGAATGAGAGGCATTTATCAGGTTGTTCTGAATCTGAAGATTTTCGTAGATAAACGGATACGGATAGGTGTCGTTTGCCAAAATCCCGCCAACTTTAGCTGCCGCGATAATCACAACATCCGGTTTTTCAGATCGAATAAACGCTTCGGTAGCTGCCTGATCGGTCAGATCAAGTTCAGAGCTGGTTCGGGAGACGAGATTCGAATAGCCTTCATCCTGAAGCTTAAAGACG
Proteins encoded in this window:
- a CDS encoding GDP-L-fucose synthase — protein: MKNKKIYVAGHRGMVGSAIVFKLQDEGYSNLVSRTSSELDLTDQAATEAFIRSEKPDVVIIAAAKVGGILANDTYPYPFIYENLQIQNNLINASHSNDVGKVIFLGSSCIYPKLADQPLKEESLLTGPLEPTNQWYAIAKIAGIKLIEALRRQFDRNYVSLMPTNLYGPRDNFDLETSHVLPAMIRKFDDAASNGHAPVNLWGSGTPMREFLYVDDLAEAVCFAMENNLEKSLYNIGTGKDITIKELAETIQRITGHEGEINWDSSKPDGTPRKLMDVSRMKNEGWTYTHDLKEGIQKTYRWFLENRDEIKEVKM